In the Nocardia asteroides genome, GTCGGGGTCGCGGCCGGAGATGGGCGGCGGCGGGCCGTCCGAGGTCGGTTCGCGGTCCAGCGTGCCGAGCGCCTGCGGGGCCGACGACTCCGGCAGGCTGGCGCAGCCGGTGAGCAGCACCAGCGCGCCCACCAGCACGCCGAGCACTCCCCGGCGCACGGCGGCGAGGGGTCGGGTACGCATCGTCATGACTGTACGTCCCGGTTCTCGGCCAACCCCCGACCGGTGGAGTACGTGCCGTTCTCCACACTCGCGACGAACTCCGCGATGGCGTCCCGGGGAAGGCGGACGGTGTCTGCCTCGTCCGGTTCGGGCTCGGTGCGGATCGGCACCTTGCGCGGTGCGTCCAGCGGCAGCGGGCTCGGGCCGAGCTTGCTCCCGCGGGCCATCGGCAGGGTGAGCCGGAAGCTGGCGCCGCTGCCGAGCTCGCCCCACGCCTCCAGCCTGCCATCGTGCAGGTGCGCGTCCTCCTGGCTGATCGAGAGCCCGAGGCCGGTGCCGCCGGAGCGGCGCATGCGCGAGGGGTCGGAGCGCCAGAAGCGGTTGAAGACCAGCTTCTCCTCGCCCGGCCGGAGCCCGACGCCCTGATCGCGGACGATGACGGCGAGCGCGTTGGCCTGCTGGTCGCCGCGCATCCGGATCAGCACCGGCTTGCCGTCGCCGTGGTCGATGGCATTGGCGAGCAGGTTGCGCAGCACCCGCTCGACGCGGCGCGGGTCCACCTCGGCGACCAGCGGATCCTCCGGCAGGTCGGCGACGACCTCGACCCCGGCGTCCTTGGCCAGGTGCCGCACGGTGGAGATGGCGGCCTTGGCGCACATCCGCACGTCCAGCGACTCCACCTGCAGCTCGGCGACGCCCGCGTCGTGGCGGCTGATCTCCAGCAGGTCGTTGAGCAACCCCTCGAACCGATCCAGCTCGTTGACGAGCAGCTCGGCGCTGCGGGCCAGCGCGGGCGAGAGCTCGTCGCTGCTGCTGTGGATGAGGTCGGCGGCCATCCGCACGGTGGTGAGCGGGGTGCGCAGCTCGTGGCTGACGTCGGAGGTGAAGCCCTTCTGCAGGTTGCCGAACTCCTCCAGCTGGTTGATCTGGGTGGAGAGGCTTTCCGCCATTTCGTTGAAGGCCTGCGCGAGTTTGGCCATGTCGTCCTCGCCGCGGACCAGCATGCGCTCCTTGAGCCGGCCGTCGGCGAAGCGCCCCGCGATCCGGGCGGCCGACCGGATCGGCAGCACCACCTGCCTGGTCACCAGCGCGGAGATGGCGGCGAGCAGGACGAGCAGCACGGCGCCGCCGACCAGCATGGTGCCGCGCATGAGCGCGAGGCTGCGCTCCTCGTTCACCAGCGGGAAGACCAGGTAGATCTCCAGGGTCGGGATCTCGGCGCTCGGGCTGCCGATCACCAGCGCGCGGCCGCGGTAGCCGTCCGGGTCGTCGACGGTGGCGAACTGGTAGCTGATCTGGCTGCGCTGCACGAAGCGGCGCAGCTCCTCCGGCACCTCCTGCACCGGCCCCGAGGCCATCTGCTGCGGCGGGGTGCCGCCGATGACGGTGAGCGCGGAGTCGAAGCTGCCCGCGACGCCGCCGGACTGCCCGGTGCCACCGCGGTTGGAGAGCGAGTCCCGCGCCTCGGCCAGCTGCTGCTGCTGGATGCCGTTGCCGTGCGCGCCCGCCAGCTGGCTCTCCACCGTGTTCCTGGCGCGCTCCATCTCCTCGATCGCCGCGTTCAGCTTGGCGTCCAGCAGCCGGTCGGTGATCTGGCTGGTGAGCACGACGCCGAGCACGGTGATGACGATGAGCGAGAGGGTGAGGGTGGAGACGATGACGCGCAGCTGCAACGATCGCCGCCACAGGTGGCCGAGTGCGACGCCCTGGCGCTGCGCCCACGCCGCGGCGATCTCGACCGCCGGTCGCAGGCGCGCGATCAGGCGGTCGATCACGGCGGTCCGGCCTTGTACCCGACCCCGCGAACGGTCAGTACGATCTCCGGATTCTCCGGGTCCTTCTCGACTTTCGCGCGCAGCCGCTGCACGTGCACGTTCACCAGTCTGGTGTCGGCGGCGTGCCGGTAGCCCCAGACCTGTTCCAGCAGCACCTCGCGGGTGAAGACCTGACGCGGCTTGCGGGCGAGCGCGACGAGCAGGTCGAACTCCAGCGGGGTGAGCGAGATCTGGGTGCCCTCCCTGGTCACCTTGTGCGCGGGCACGTCGATCACGATGTCGGCGATGGAGAGCTGCTCGGAGGGCTCGTCCTCGGTGCGGCGCAGCCGCGCCCGCACCCTGGCCACCAACTCCTTGGGCTTGAACGGCTTGACGATGTAGTCGTCGGCGCCGGATTCCAGGCCGAGCACCACGTCGACGGTGTCGGTCTTGGCGGTCAGCATGACGATCGGCACGCCGGAGTCGGCGCGCAGCACCCGGCACACGTCGATGCCGTTCATGCCGGGCAGCATGAGGTCGAGGAGCACGAGGTCCGGCCGGATCTCCCGCACCGCGGAGAGCGCCTGGGTACCGTCGCCGACCACGTGTGGGTCGAACCCTTCCCCGCGCAGGACGATGGTCAGCATCTCGGCGAGAGCCATATCGTCGTCGACGACCAGAATCTTCGGCTTCATGATTCCTATGTTGTCATCTCGGTGGCGGGCGACGGGCCGCCACGCCAACACTGGCGAATTCGCACCGTACCCGCCACGCTATCGGCGCAGTACCGCGGCAAGCCGATCGGTGACCGTGGCCGGATCGTCATCCGGGCGGTAGCGCCACCAGGGACCGGCCCAATCGCGTTCGGCCAGCTCACGGTACACCGCGCCGGTGCGCAGTTGCAGCTCGGCATCGCGTTCGTAGGCGTCGAGCCCGCGGCCGGGATCGAGGCGGCCGCGGCGCAGGGCCCGCTCGGCGGCCAGCTCGGTCGGCACGTCGAGCAGGATCTGCAGGTCGGGGCGGGGCAGCCCGAACCGGTCGTACTCCAGTTCCGCTGTCCAGGAGACGATCTCGCCGTCCGCGGTCTGGCCGAGCCGGGCCGCGCTGTAGGCGGCGTTGGAGGCGACGTAGCGGTCGAGCACCACGAAATCGTGCTCGGCGAGCAGCTTCTCCAGCTCGTCCTTGGCCCCCGCCCGGTCCAGCGCGAAGAGCAGCGCCATGGCGGAGACGGAGGCGGCCAGGTCGCCGTGCTCGCCGCGCAGCGCCTCGGCGGCGAGGTCGGCGTGCACCGAGCGCCCGTACCGCGGGAAAGCGAGCGTGGCGGTGCGCGATCCGCGCGCGGCCAGATCGCCGACGACCCGCTCGGTGAGCGTGCGCTTGCCGGAGCCGTCCAGCCCTTCCAGCGCGATGAGGGTGCCCATGCGCAGGGAGACTACGCGGGGCCCCGCCGGCTGCCCGGCGGGGCCGGTGCGTCAGTACCGGTAGTGGTCCGGCTTGAACGGGCCCTCCACGTCCACGCCGATGTACTCGGCCTGGTCCTTGGTGAGCTTGGTCAGCGTGCCGCCGAGCGCCTCGACGTGGATCTTGGCGACCTTCTCGTCCAGGTGCTTGGGCAGCCGGTAGACCTCGTTGTCGTACTCCTCCGGCTTCGTCCACAGCTCGATCTGGGCGATCACCTGGTTGGAGAAGCTGTTCGACATCACGAACGACGGGTGCCCGGTCGCGTTGCCCAGATTCAGCAGCCTGCCCTCGGACAGCACGATGATCGCCTTGCCCGAGTCGAAGGT is a window encoding:
- the mtrB gene encoding MtrAB system histidine kinase MtrB, whose amino-acid sequence is MIDRLIARLRPAVEIAAAWAQRQGVALGHLWRRSLQLRVIVSTLTLSLIVITVLGVVLTSQITDRLLDAKLNAAIEEMERARNTVESQLAGAHGNGIQQQQLAEARDSLSNRGGTGQSGGVAGSFDSALTVIGGTPPQQMASGPVQEVPEELRRFVQRSQISYQFATVDDPDGYRGRALVIGSPSAEIPTLEIYLVFPLVNEERSLALMRGTMLVGGAVLLVLLAAISALVTRQVVLPIRSAARIAGRFADGRLKERMLVRGEDDMAKLAQAFNEMAESLSTQINQLEEFGNLQKGFTSDVSHELRTPLTTVRMAADLIHSSSDELSPALARSAELLVNELDRFEGLLNDLLEISRHDAGVAELQVESLDVRMCAKAAISTVRHLAKDAGVEVVADLPEDPLVAEVDPRRVERVLRNLLANAIDHGDGKPVLIRMRGDQQANALAVIVRDQGVGLRPGEEKLVFNRFWRSDPSRMRRSGGTGLGLSISQEDAHLHDGRLEAWGELGSGASFRLTLPMARGSKLGPSPLPLDAPRKVPIRTEPEPDEADTVRLPRDAIAEFVASVENGTYSTGRGLAENRDVQS
- the mtrA gene encoding MtrAB system response regulator MtrA, encoding MKPKILVVDDDMALAEMLTIVLRGEGFDPHVVGDGTQALSAVREIRPDLVLLDLMLPGMNGIDVCRVLRADSGVPIVMLTAKTDTVDVVLGLESGADDYIVKPFKPKELVARVRARLRRTEDEPSEQLSIADIVIDVPAHKVTREGTQISLTPLEFDLLVALARKPRQVFTREVLLEQVWGYRHAADTRLVNVHVQRLRAKVEKDPENPEIVLTVRGVGYKAGPP
- a CDS encoding dTMP kinase, producing the protein MGTLIALEGLDGSGKRTLTERVVGDLAARGSRTATLAFPRYGRSVHADLAAEALRGEHGDLAASVSAMALLFALDRAGAKDELEKLLAEHDFVVLDRYVASNAAYSAARLGQTADGEIVSWTAELEYDRFGLPRPDLQILLDVPTELAAERALRRGRLDPGRGLDAYERDAELQLRTGAVYRELAERDWAGPWWRYRPDDDPATVTDRLAAVLRR